The following coding sequences are from one Hydra vulgaris chromosome 04, alternate assembly HydraT2T_AEP window:
- the LOC136079816 gene encoding uncharacterized protein LOC136079816, which translates to MPELSTCCIGKALNEQCYLSNKSKRYQELSKLNQELISLRSKINPIDFICSHHEKVYLSRYENEHRRYCCNPLNKHAKNVKNSLRVISLSYAKDFGLIPGQKICTSCRKVLNCKHNTKENELQEKEIYVDNHTLKEDLNSSIASFGCSPLKLVSKKDRVAYGKRKIDSVRAHTQKAVANVLGLEIAALCGIESPSKKCLKKTNTDLDNIMTQIKSKFEKTLSNSEKITLLTLTPDSWSIEKTQKFFFTSKRSVVQARKLSKKSGILSKPSPKSGRKLSEDVITEVVHFYECDEYSRVCPGKKEFVSVKVDSKKQHIKSAFY; encoded by the exons atgcCTGAGCTTTCTACTTGCTGTATTGGTAAAGCATTAAATGAACAGTGCTATCTatctaataaaagtaaacgCTACCAAGAACTGTCTAAACTAAACCAAGAGCTTATTTCTTTGAGAAGCAAAATAAATCccatagattttatttgtagcCATCACGAGAAAGTTTACTTGTCGAGGTATGAGAATGAACATCGCAGGTATTGTTGTAATCCGTTGAACAAGCACGCAAAAAATGTGAAAA ATTCTCTTAGAGTTATCAGTCTTTCATATGCCAAAGATTTTGGTTTAATACCTGGTCAAAAAATTTGCACTAGTTGCAGAAAAGTTCTGAATTGCAAAcataatacaaaagaaaatgaactccaagaaaaagaaatttatgttgACAACCATACATTAAAAGAAGATCTTAATTCAAGTATTGCAAGTTTTGGATGCTCACCTCTAaaacttgtttcaaaaaaagatagaGTTGCATATGGAAAGCGTAAAATTGATAGCGTAAGAGCTCATACACAAAAGGCTGTTGCCAATGTGCTAGGTTTAGAAATAGCTGCACTTTGTGGAATTGAATCACcctcaaaaaaatgtttgaaaaaaacaaacacagaTTTAGACAATATTATGActcaaattaagtcaaaatttgaaaaaacattgtcaaattctgaaaaaatcACACTTCTTACACTTACTCCAGACAGTTGGTCAATAGAGAAAActcagaagtttttttttacttcaaaaagaTCTGTAGTACAAGCCagaaaattaagtaaaaaaagtggaATACTATCAAAACCTTCTCCAAAATCGGGTAGAAAACTAAGCGAAGATGTAATTACAGAGGTTGTTCATTTCTACGAATGCGATGAATATTCAAGGGTTTGTCCAGgaaaaaaagagtttgtttCAGTTAAAGTAGATAGTAAAAAGCAACATATCAAAAGCGCCTTCTACTAG